The genomic window tttagtattttaaatatgataaagCAGTACCCAAAATAATTCAGTAATTATTGCACATACCAAGTTTGAAAGGTTACTCTTTCCAGGTGTGACATCATTCTGTTTACCTTCTTCTTgccttgttttatattttcttcctataCTAGATGATTTTAAGGAAAGATTGGTTGCTTCTGAGAAAGAATTTTCTGAGTTGATTCTCCGCTCCATTTGCTCCCTTCTCAACTTCTTTAGTTCTCTTTCTCTGCAGTAAGAAGCTAGTGACAACTGGAACTTAGCTCCCAGTGGGCTTTCTCCTGGCTGGTGCCTGGGTaggctgctcctgctgctgagACTTCTGGAGCTGTTCTTGAAGATGTCAGCTTCTGCACCCGTGGCCTGCTTTCTGGAATCTGCATTGGTCTTGCCTCGATCTCTATCCTGCTTCTCCCTGCTATTTTCATGAGTGAACAGTGACTTCCTTCTCTCTGGAGATGGATGTTTTCTCTTTAGTGGCTTCATCTCTTTTGACAAACGATATGAAGGAGGAACAAAAATTGTCTTTGGGTATTTGGTGCCTAGGGACACACAAGGCCGACATGACTCATGTACGCCACTATCTCTGTGCTGCTCTTTAACACCCTTCATGAAAGCCTTTAAAATAGAACCCTTTTCTGATGGTATCCTTTTGAGTTTGGATTCTTTTGGTGAGGATGGTTTCCTTTCAAACTTCTCTGTTCCCGTGATGGACAATCCACTTCCTCCATATTTGATATTTGATTTTTGTGGAGAATCCAACATATGTCTGTCTAAGTAGCcaattaaaatacatacaaattgcatgttattaaaaataacaccAATGATTAcattttgcataaatatttatttctattattaatacTTAAAATACTAAGCTATCACAAAAATTTTCAAGTCAATATTTAGATGATGATATACATTTTataagagggagaaattaagacatggTCTATTTGTTAATAGCCTTACTTTCATAAAGCGCTCTTTTATGACATCATGTAAGCTCCCTGTGGCTCCATTTATGAAATAAGTTACTGTATTAGAGGCTCAAAATAGTATGCACTATGAACATTATTGActggaatattattttaaatataagaaaacataaCAGTAGTTTCCTTATGATGTTTAGAACTTATCTTTGTAGAAAACACTGCATCTtcattgtattttcaattttgaaCACTATGTTTAATCAGATTAAGAGTTTAGAGTAGATTCAAAAACTGAATCCATCTCCTTCCTCAAAAGATCTCACAAAAAAATGCATTAATAGTATACATACCTTGTTTTGAGGCTGGTTTGAAGAAATCTATAATTGACTGCTTcctgaaaataaaagcataactAATATGGTATCACACAAGCAAATATTAAAACCTTAATAATTCAGATTAAGCAAAGAATActagtaaatttataaaatataggcTGGATTCACTATCTGGTTTCATCAAGTTCTGACAATGGCAATAATACCTTGCTcattataaaaaattgaaaataattcacCACTTCCTATAGGAGTAAATTGATAAAAGCACAACTGAGGTTTATGTAATCTGTAGTACGAAAATAAGACGATTGGAGTGTGGATCCAGGGAAGCAGGAGAGTGCTTCCTAGGACTGAAAAGCATGCTGCTACATGGTAGAATAAAAGATCTTGAGGGGATACGATCCTAGTCCTTGATATCTCCAGTGACTGGTACAAAATAATGCTcaacagatgtttgctgaatgaataataGAGATTATAAAAACAGAGTAAAACCTGAACAAATTCATAACAAGATTAGATGCTAGATGGCAATATGAGTGACCTGGCCAGTCTGGGGAGGCAGTTGAAGAGAGTGCCAGGCAAAAGGCAGAAAGGATCAAGTACTAAGCTTACACTACCCTCTTTATACACTACAGTGAGACATTAATCTAAGTAACAGCAGAAACTGGAATGAGTATTCACAACTAAATAAGTAGTGttccaatattttaattttttatctaaGAATTCTTAAGGCATTTACAAAAATAACATATTGACtaggaaaaacacaaacaaaacaaagagaaaaggaagaaagtaaacaAGAATAACAAAAACCAAATTGGTTTAATTTTTAAGGATTTCTGCATTGTATAGAGGACACAAAGTGAAAGAGGACCATATTACCAGACTTTGTATTTTGATTTGTTCATGTATTTAGAGTTATTTGTCAGCCGCATAAAAAGAGGGATGATATATGTAAAGAACAAAATTAACTTTCGGGTAAATTTTGCTAGTATTCCTTCCACCGAGAGAGAGCAAGCGGTGGACTATTAAGTCTTTCCTAAACATTTATCCACCACAAAATGCTCAGAGAAAACTTGAACCACCGAAGTCCCTGGAAGGTTAAGCTTCCTCACATCTTGTGTGTACACTTTACTGTCACATGAGAAGAGCAGTGACCATCTTTAATGGTTTACTGAGAGTCTCCAATGTTCGTTTGAGATGTTGGTAGAAAAGCTAAGTGGTTATGAAATGAATATGAGGGACAGGCTAAGGAAGAATCTATGCTTTGTTTTCACAAAGTAAATTATATCAGGCAAATTAACTCCATGAGAGAGTAAATGAAGAAATGCTAGTTCTCCAAAGGGGAGGATGATGCCCTTCAGTTATTGGTTGAGGACGGTGAGATAGGAGAGGATTAAGCAGCAGCTAATTAATTCAAAACAATACTAAAcatgtttttacatttattactAAAAGTAACACTGTATCTCTTCCCTAAAGTATCAGACCCCAGGCTCCTTTTCCATTAATACACCAGATAGAAAAACGATTTGGCGTAAAACATACCAGAAATCTGTAAAATAATCACGAATGTAACTTTCAAGAAGGAACAGTTCCCTAAGTTCACATGCACAGAAATGTGCGTTACTTACTTATAActagttaaaaaaattatctgtaacaGCTCATAAACCCTTATCTGAAACTTTTGGGGCCAAATGTGCTTTAGAATTCTGCATTTACTGGATTTTAGAAAGGGGGTTTCTTAGATGCATTATATAAAACCCCCAGTGGGGTCTAACACTGCACCCTGTAAGCAAACATTAATATTTCCCCAGCAAAACGTACGAATACCCACACCTAATGGGATAAAGATCATATACAGCCTTCCACTAGTTCTAGCCAGGTTTGGCTGCCAGGTAAGACGTGGTGCCAAACTTACCGAAAACTTCAGGTTTTCATAGCTTTCTGGCTTTCAGAATTAAGAGAAGGGATTGTGGACCTGTACCACCAATATCAGAAGATAAATTTACTGTTAAACTTATGTTACAagattttaaacttaaaataaaaaagacagtacCAAGTGCGTGGAGAATTTAAACATGTTTTATTGTCAGAGGATGTCATTTGATGAAGCTCCCCATCTCATTACATAGCTCCCACAAAACCTGTACAAAAAAACTGGCCTCTCGCAGAGACATAAAGTTACTGAAGGAGAAGACATATCACATCCCAAATCTGCATGTTCTTTTAATTATGAATACCGTGTATACTGCACTATAAAGTAATTCGTGGAAGGGCTTCCCTCATTACCTCTTACGTAATTTCACCCAGAATATAGAAGAGGTTTCTACTACTAAACCACCAGCATCAGTAGAACTGACAACGTACAGAAAATCACCTAAGCATGCATTCAGCAGTTAGGGCCCCGAGTCCAGCTATCGTCAAGGACAAGAATCACGTTCTACCTAAGGCGGTTCTTCCAGGCTGCAGTCACTAGACCGAGAGCAGCGTCCCAACTAGAGAGAAGGAAACTCGAACTCCCAGAAGCCCCCGCGCGGAGGCGGGGCGGGGGTTTGCCTGGCCCGGAACGCCGAGGCCCGAGCTCGCAGAGGATGGCGGGAACTGGAAGAGCGGCCGTCCGCAGTCCTCCCTCATACCCTTGCCCCCGCGACCCGGCCCCTCCTCAAGCCCTCTGCACGGTACCTGTCCCCAGgactctctgttctctttcccgCTGCAGCAGGGACGGTACTACCGGGTCTCAGATGGCAGCGCGGGGGCGACGACCCCggggctggggaagaggggaAACCTGGCCTAGCGGGCATGCAGCGCCTTGTCATGTCGGCGCCGCTGGCGACGGCGGCATGAGCTGTGGCAGGAGAAGTTGGGTGCGTGGTTGCCGTCTTGCTGCTGGGACTCGGGGAGGCTGTCGGAGCAGAGGTGGGCGGCACCCCCTTCTCTCTTCATGGCGGTTCCCTCTCTTCGGAAATGACTCCTGTGCGAGCGGGAAGGAACCTGAGGACCAACAAGGGGCGGGCCTTACCAGAAGAGTCACGTTCTGATTGGCTGGCACGGCCTTCATTCCTGTAGTGGTGCAATAGAAAGCCACAGACTCTCAGGCGGAGGCGGGGTTTGGGGAAGGATCGGGGAGAAGGAAAACTGCCCTCCAGTCACGTgcgtgggggggggggccgggcGCGCGTCGTCGCGTCCGGGCTGCGGCTGTCTTGGCCGGTGCGCGGGGGCGGCAAGGCGCGGGTCGCCGTGGGCGCTGCGGCAGCTGCCGACACCCGCCTGGGTCGAGGGCGAGGGGCGAGGTTTGCACAATCAAACCCAAGCCCAGCAGCTGCCCTCGGTGAGCATGGCCAACATGTTGGGCTTCCTGTGTCCCACAGTTGTGCCTCGGAAATCCTCAGCTGTTCATTACATCCTCTCTTTAACATCTTAGGCCAAAGTGCCTGAATGCTG from Equus asinus isolate D_3611 breed Donkey chromosome 2, EquAss-T2T_v2, whole genome shotgun sequence includes these protein-coding regions:
- the SLF2 gene encoding SMC5-SMC6 complex localization factor protein 2 isoform X4, which translates into the protein MTRRCMPARPGFPSSPAPGSSPPRCHLRPGSTVPAAAGKRTESPGDRYRAEGLRRGRVAGARV